The nucleotide sequence GTAAAATATATCTTAATGTGAAGAGGAAGGTTCAGCTACCCCCAGTATTTAGGTTAAGATGTCCTATATGTGGATATGAAGATGTCTATTCCCAGGGAAGCGCGGTAGAAGAAGACATATATACCTTTACGTGCCCTATATGTAAGTTGAGGTTCTTCGTTGCCCGCAAACCACCGCTTATTGTTGGGTGTCCCCATTGTAGCTCGGCTCTTCGCATAACATCTATACATGGAGAGCCTGAAGTGATAAGAGCTAATCCTAAAACCCACTCGCCAACCATTACCTCTGCCATGCTTCTAGGTGCTTTGCTAGGTGCTATATCTAGTAGATATAGACTTGGTGGAGCAATTATAGGGGGATTCATTGGAGCTCTAATAGGCGTGTTTATAGACACTCTCTCAGAACCAGAGGCAAAATACATTGAGTAATGCTGAGAGTGATGCTGATCAGAATATTGATATATAGAACCATCCCTTACTGTCCTGAAGGGCGAGGCTTTTGGTTGCAGCCTTTTCAATACCTCAGACAATGATCTATCCGATAGTTCATGACCTGCCAGCAAGATCTGTGAGCTGAGGGAGGCTATATTTTTGATACACAGCCGGGATTTGAATCCTGATAACGAGCTACTTGGAACCCTGCTATGACCATGTTTCATGTAGATAGGCGAGACCATGGAACCTAAACGACCCCTTGGTGATATGATTAACCACCATGCCTCGATCCTATCGGAAGATCATCTATAGATCCGCATTCTTATACATAAGCATCTTCAAGAGATCTTGTATCTCTTCAGCATGTAGGTCTTGTAGTAGTCATCGCTCTCCCTTATCACATCTCTCTGCTCGATCAACGGCTTATCCAATGTCACAAGATAATCTAATAGGCATTACTCTTATTTGTAAAAATACCGGTATCCATAAGATACAAGCATACCACTATAGCATCATATTTGGAAAATTCTCCAAACAGCCTCGAAAAGGTCTCCACAGCCTTCACTATAAATTTATGGTGGACAGCGGAAGGGGGTTCTCTTTCAAATGAACTTCCAACTGTGAAGCTTAGAAGAGGCCGAGCAGGAATAGAGATCCTAGATCAATATTTAGGAAATATTCTAGGCAATCACTTAATAGGATAATAGAAAGCAAGCCCAAGATCATTTCCGAGCTGAAAAACATAAGGTTCTTAATATAAAAAGGGTTCTCATTAAGATCCCAAAGAATCTCTAGAAGGCTAGAAGATCTGGGGAGCTTACATAGAAGTCTAACATATTATTTTAAATATATTATTAGATATATCTTTGATCTCTGAAGCTATCCAGCTATAGAGATAAGGCTTTTTATAAAAATCCATCCCAAGGCATCTAGAGGGGGCGGGTATGATGAGTGGCCGCTAGACAGATCCGTGAAGAACATCCGAACCTCTGACCCGACCCCGCCCCCAAAATATAGTATAGCTACACAGAGATATAAACACAAAGCCTTTTCAGCAAAAGCATCTGGGGATGCCAGTCTTCAGTATCTAATGTCAAATTCTAATACTAAATATCTGGGATATGACTTTAAAAAAGCTCCTTTTTAATGAACATGATACTATAGTATGTGATTGGAAAATGTTCTAAACATTTGAGAGAGTTCCCACGGTATCCACCTTGATCTATGTTTAGGAAATTTCCCAAATAACCTAGAGATCAAAGCTCCAAAGCTGGCCAGCACTCCTAATTACTTATTATTAATTATTTTGATTATTTATTATTTAAGGAATAACCCCTTCTAAGGGATATCAAAGCCGTGATAATCTCCTTGAAAAGGGCCTTCTAGATCTTCTGTTAGGGGGTTACCTAACAAAAGATACAGACCATGATCAATTTAAAAGGGGTCTTCACAACCGGGCTGAGGGCCATCACCACATATTTACGGTAATGGTGGGAAGGGTTTTTTCAAAGCCAGTATTTCTATCATTATTTTATTATGCTCTGCTTAGGAGTAACAGCAAGATCTCTTAAACAGATTCCTATAGTTGCTGAGCGTCCCACCGGATCTGATCCTGTGCCTCTTCTTCCTGCTAGCCAGGAAATCCTCGAAGCCTTTGTCTTACCCCAGGGTGATGTTCGGGGGTAGAGCTCCTATGAGCTTCTTAATATCTTCTTTAAAGTTATCCACGACAAATCTTATGATAAAGCTGCTTAAGATACTCATCGTTGCTTGCAAGCCTCAGGATCTCCATAGCCATGTGGTAGCTGAATGATCCCACCAGGTCTTATAACGCCTAGGGCCTCTAAAGTCCTCCTAGCACCCAGGATCTCTTTGAATTCCTACCCTGTTATGAGGTCTAGCAGAAGTCTTAGCCTATCATCATCTATCCCCTGTTATCTATTCATAAGCCTTCACATGGTAACTCTGCTCACATCGAGGACCCCTGGATCCTGTCTCTTCTATACCTGCTAACAACATACTCGAAGATCCTATACTAATCATCCTGACCAACCCTTCCAAGATCTATAGCGTCATGCCAGCAATAGCCCATGACTTCAGTGCATAGATATAGTATCATAAGGCAATATTTCTTAGCTATTTCATGGAGCCTCGCGAAACCATGAAACAATGGAATCGTTTATACTTGTTTAGGTGCCGCGGCCGGGATTTGAACCCGGGTCACGGGCTCGAGAGGCCCGCATACTTTCGGCGCAGGGCTTGTCCGGGCTATACTACCGCGGCCCTCCTCTAAAATCATATAATTGGAGACTTATAGGGCTTAACACATATAGTATCTTCTTTTTAGCTATTGAGCTAGTTTCTCTCCGACCCACTCCCCGCCCCGAGGTGTGGGGCTTTCGATTGTAAAAGTCAGCTGTGGCTTATGGGGTTAGTAGGTTTGGCCCTAAAATATTCTTTTATTCTTTATTGCCTGATTATCCTTGCTTTATTGTGCTTTTGTAAGGATTAAAAACCTTTATAGATATGGGTTGATGGGTATAGATTATGATTCTAAGTGGTGTTAGGGTTATAGAGGTTGGGCATGCTGTTGCGGGCCCTACTGCTGGGCTCATACTGGCTGATCTTGGTGCTGAGGTTATTAAGGTTGAGAGGCCTGGTTCTGGTGATCATTTTAGGGATCTGCCTGGTATGGGTTCATCTATGTTTGTCGATCTCAATAGGGGTAAGAAAAGCGTTGCTATAGATCTTAGTGATCCTAGGGGATATGAGATCTTCCTCAGGCTTGTCAGTATATCTGATGTTGTTATAGATAATCTAGATCCTGGGGCTTCTAGGAGGCTTGGGATTAGCTATGAGGCTCTCTCGAGGGTTAATCCCAGGATTATATATTGTAAGATAACAGGTTTTGGCGAGGGCCCCTATGGAGATTTGCCTGCCTATGATCCTATGCTCCAGGCTGCCTCTGGGATCATGTCTGTCACAGGATTTCCCCCAGATGGTTTTGTCAGGGCTGGTATCTCGCTGGTTGATATGAGTGGTGCCTTTCACTGTGTTATAGGTGTCCTTGCATCTCTATATAGAAGGGCTTCCACAGGCTTTGGATCCTATATAGAGGTTTCTCTATTCGATGCCGCGGTATATTATATGGGTTACTGGATAACATACTACGATCTATATGGAAGGGATCCAGAGCCTTTGGGATCAACACATATATTCGGAGCACCATATGGGCTATTTAGAGTGAGCGATGGATATGTATACATAGCTATTGTAAGTGATAAGCATTGGAGGGAGTTCTGCGAAGCACTTGGATTCATAGATCTGCTAGAAGACGCTAGGTTCAGAAGCAACCATGAGAGGGTGAGGCATAAGAAGGAGCTTGAGGAGGAGATCGGTAGAAGGCTCTCTAGATATAGCGTATCCGAGCTAATGGAGATCCTTGGAAAGAGAGGAGTTCCAATAGCACCCCTACACAGGGTGAGCACCCTTCTAAAAGACAGCCACCTAGCCTATAGAAAAATAGTTGACCAGGTCATCTGGGGTGGAAAACCGCTAAGAGTAGCTCTAAACCCAATAAAGATCGATGGTGAGAGGCCATCAGCAAGGGGTAACCCACCTCTATTGGGAGCCAATACCCTCGAGATACTCACAAAGATCCTGGGATTCTCTGTGGAAGAGGCTGAGAAGCTAAGATCAGAGGGAATTGTTTCATGGCCGTAGAGTTTTACTGGATATAGCTACTCCTTATTTCTAAAGCTTTGATCTAGAGTATGGGGGCCTGTTTTTATCGCTAGCAGCATATCCACACCATCTATAACACTTCCTAGCTTCTTCCAATACCTCCTACAGATCATCTATGATCTCATATATCCAACTTCTAGACTGGGATAAAAAATACAGTTATAGCTATAAGCTATATCTCTCAGAGCGGGAAAGGGTTAGATCCGCTTCTTACAACTGAAAGCCTCGCCCCTTTAGGGCGGGAGTGGCGAAATGCTTATAAGCTTTGCTCCACAATCCTTTTGGGCCTCGGCGGGCTAACTCCTATCTGCTATAAAACCCTATCTCTATGCCCGCAGGGGCCCCGAGCGTGATATCTTGATCAGAGCGGTGATGCTGAGGCTACTGCCAGGTGAGGGGGCTGAGGAGAGGCTGAGGAAACTATGTGATATCTCCTCAAAGCTTTGGAACGAGATCAACTATGCTAGGAGGAGAATGTTCTTCGAGACCAAAAAGTAGATCTTAAGCAAACGTATAAGGAGTTCTATGAGAGGTATAAGAAGCTGATCGGGTCTGCAACAACACAGCAGGTTCTGAACAAAAACGATGAGGCTTGGAGAGGCTTCTTCTCATCTTTGAAGGCCAAGAGGGAGGGTAGGCTACCACCATTCATAGCCAGGGTTAATCCGCCTGGATATAGGAAGAGGGGTAGGATTAGAATATTATGGACAGTCCTCAGAAATGATCAATATAGGATTGATGGTGAGTACATAGTTATCAATGGCTTAGGGGCCATAGGATCTATAAGGGTTAGATATTCAGGTAGAATACATGTTGTTGGGAGGCAGGGTAGGGCTGAGATACACTACGACGCTGATGATAAGAAATGGTATATATACATATCATACGAGGTTGAGGAGAAGATAGTCAAGGGTGGTAGCTTTAGAATCCCTCTAAAGCCCCTCGGAGATAAAGAGGCAGGCATAGATATAGGTGTTAACAATTTATTGGCTGTATATGTTGATGACGGATCTGCTTTATTGGTTAATGGAAGGCCTTTGAAGGCTATTAGCTTCTACTGGAGGGATAAGATATCAGAGTATCAAAGCATCTTGAATAGATATGGTTTTAAAACATCTAAGAGGCTTAGGAGGATTTATAAGAGGTGGAGGAAACAGATCAAGAGCTATATTGACTGGGCTGTTAGGAACACGATAGAATGGCTATACCACAGCGGTGTAAGGAAGATATATGTTGGTCATCCGAAATACGCTTCTCAAGAGCCTAATAAGGGTTCTAAGATTAACTTCGAGATTATCCATATATGGAGCTATGGATATCTATTGAGAAGATTGAGAGATGTTGCTGAGGAATACGGTATAGAGGTTGAACATGTAGATGAGGAAAACACATCCAGAACATGCCCAATATGCAGGACTATAGAGAATCACGAGAGAATATCGAGAGGGCTATTCAAATGCTACAAGCATAACATCGTATTCAACGCAGACCTCGTGGGAGCATTCAACATACTAGCTAAAAAGAAGACCATAACCCCGAGCCCCACCCTAACCGGGGTAGGGGTAACACGCCTAAGACCGGGCGAGAGGCTGAACCGAGCAATAGCTCGGGATGTAGCCCAAACCTCCCCACCCTAGGGGTAACCCTCACCCTTCAGGGCGGGGAGGAGGTCAGAGAGCTCCTCTATATCTTCTACACATATCCTCTATATCTTCTGCACTTATTATGAGGAACTCCTCAGAGTCTCCTTGTTCTATTTTAAAGCCCATGTTATCTAAGAGATCTGGAGATCTTTTTAGAGCCTCCTCCAAGGCATCCATGAATCTAGGGTAATGCTCTGTAGATTGATATAGTGTGAATAGGGCGTAAAGAGATATCCTAATCTTTCTCTGCCCTGTTATCGATATATAGTCGAGGATATCTCTACACTTTCTATCTAGATATAGTTGGATTGTTCTTTTAACCAACTCTATAGGATCTTCCTCTTCCACGATATCCTCCTAGGGATCTTCTTATCATGGCTTTTAAGAGCAATATGATTGGAAGCTTTCCTTTACTTTGAATTTGATTATATTGATATTGTTCTTCGTTGTAGATCTATATATTTTTAAGCATCACCTATATAATAGACTTAGAGGATGTATTTTGCCTGTAGTGATCGATGTTAGGCCTTCTCCGAGGGAGTTAGCTGCTGCTGTGAGATCCTCCCTAGGTCTTGAGGCATCGGATATGGTGATGATCAACGCCTCTATTATTGATGTATGGAGGGGGGAAATTGTTGAGGGGGTTGAGATAGCTGTTAAAGGTAGGATTATATCTTGTGTTGGTAGGTGTTCAAGATCTAGAGGTTCTAGCACTAAGATCGTGGATCTCAGGGGATCCATAGTAGCACCGGGCTTTATAGATGCCCACACACATATTGAGAGCACCTTTCTAAGACCCTCTGAATTCTCCAAAGCAGTTATATCCAGGGGTACAACAGCTGTTTTCGCAGATCCCCATGAAATAGCTAATGTAGCTGGTTTCGAAGGGCTTAGATATATGGCTGGGGAGCTATCTAGAACACCCCTCAAAGCCTTCCTATTGATACCCCCTAACGTGCCAGCAAGCCTTAGAGCCCCGGGGGTTGGCGGTGCTCTGCTAAGATATGATGAGGTTATTGATAAGATGGATCTCTTCTCAGGGGTTGGCGAGGTTATGGATATAGGTTCTCTTCTCGATGGGGATGAGAGGTTTATAGAGTATGCCTCGAGGCTATCTATGGCAGGGATTATCCAGGGGCATGCTGCTGTCTTGAGGGGTGAGGATCTAGATGCATATGCATCCCTAGCAATTGGAAACGATCATGAGGTCACAGAGTGGGGGGAGCTTATCGAGAGGCTATCCAAGGGGATTATTCCTATTGTTAGATATGGCTCCAGCTGGAGGGATCTTGAGAGGCTCTACAAAGCTATCCAGGAGTATTCACCCCTAATCCCAGTTGCTACAGATGATATCCACGCCCTGCATATAGCTAGGGAGGGTCATCTAGATAGAGCTGTTAGAAGGGCTATAGAGCTCGGTGTAGATCCTGTAAAGGCTATAGCAAGCGTTACACTGGCTCCAGCTATTCTCTATGGTATGCAGAGGTGGATAGGATCTATAGCGCCGGGGAGATATGCAGATCTAGTTGTGATGGAAGATCTTGAGAGGGTTAGGATAAAAGATGTCTATATAGACGGGGATCTCGTGGCAAGTAATTATAGATATATAGCACCATCCCAAGGAGATCCTAACGATATACCGGGTAGCGTCTCCAATACGGTGAAGATTGTGTGGCCGCCAAAGATCTCTCTAGAGATTCAGAGGAATTGTAGGGAGGCTTTGGTGAGGGTTATAAAGCCGATCCACGGCACAACATTAACTAAGGAGGAGAGGAGAGTAATACCATGTGGGGGAGATGTTGTTAAGGAGGTTTCAGATAGCAAGTTACTATATGTAACATCTATAAATAGATATGGTGTTAGCAGCAGCTACACCGCCTTGTTAGAAGGTATAGAGCTGGATGGGGCGATAGCATCCACTGTTTCCCATGATAGCCATAATATAATAGCTGTTGGGAGCTCGCTAGGCGATATAATGACTGCTGTGAAGGCGATAGTGGGTAGTGGTGGGGGAATTTCGCTGGCCTCAAGAGGTAGGGTTGAGGCTTTGGTAGAGCTTGGTATAGCGGGGCTCATGTCTAGGAAGGGATATCTAGAGGTTGTAGGTGATCTTGAGAAGATGTTTAGAGCCCTTGAGGAGAGGGGTTTTGAAAGGCCTGAGGGTATTTTGCTGGAGATACAGCTTCTAAGTTTAACAGTAATCCCTGAGATCAGGATCACAGATAGAGGGCTATACCTGGTTTCAAGGAGAGAGGTGGCTGATCTCGTTATCAGCTATAACTAGATCCCTCTACACGGGTTATCTATATTTTTAAGTAGCCAGCCATATATAGATATAGCTGGTGCTGGGATTGTCGAGAGCGAGGATCCCTGGTAGGGAGAAGTGGAAGTATAAGAAGTGGTATGTAGTTGTAGCCCCGCCCCTATTTGGCGAGGTAGAGATAGGCACCATACCCGCGGATGAGGATTGGAAGGTAATTGGTAGAACTGTTGAGGTCACTATGTATGAGCTCACGGGCGATATATCGCAGCTCCACATAAGATTCAAATTCCAGGTGATAGGTGTTGATGGTGATAGGGCTATAACTAGGTTCAAGATGCTGGAGCTAGCTAGGGACTATCTTAGAAGCCTTACCAGGAGGAAGAGTAGCAAGGTAGCTGGTATAATAAACCTCACCACAAAGGATGGCTATGGAATAAGGGTTACAGCTGTTACATTCACAACATATAGGTGTAAGGCTTCCCAGAAGAGGGCTATGAGGAAGATAATGTTTAACATACTAACCAAAGAGGCATCGGAGAAGACGCTGGATGAGTTTATAAAGGCATCTCTAGGTGAGATCCAGAATAAGATCTTCCAGGAGGCTAAGAAGATCTATCCTATAAGAAAGGTGGAGATAGCCAAGATAAAGCTTCTAGCAATACCAACACCATCAGGCCCTGTAAAGGCCGTGGTTGTCCCCCAAAGGCCTACATAGAGATCTCCTATAGATTAGCAGAAGGTTTCGTTAAGAATATGTGGCGGGCCCGCCGGGATTTGAACCCGGGACTTCCGCCCAGCTCTTCCTGGTCTACGGGTTAAGAGCCCGCCGCTCTACCGGGCTGAGCTACGGGCCCAGCACCATATGAATAATATGTTTAGGGCTCTTATAGGGCTTTGCTGTAGCTTTTTTCGTCTACTGTCGAACTGATCTACCTGTTAGGATGCTTTTAGCTGTTAACATCGCTATGGGTGCTGCAGATGCTATAGTTAGGTATCCTCCTATTGAGATCATATCCCTATATGTATTTGCGAGAGCGGATGCCACCATGGGGCCTACAAGATTTCCTAGATCGAACATCGCTGTATATATAGCAGATGCTAATCCCCTACGCTCCTGTGGGATCCCGGTTATAGCTATGATCTGTAGCGATGGTATAGCTAGCCCCGCGCCTATGCCTGTTAATATTCCATAATATAGTATATTTATTGAGAGAGGATCTAAGGAGATCGCTAGATAGCCCATGGAAACCATCGCTATACCCAGCATTGCGGTACCTTCTACAGATAATATCTTCAGAATATATCTAAATGTTAACCTCGATAGAAGGTTGAAACCTGCCATTAATGTGAAGTAGATAGCTATTATAGAGGCTCCAAGCCCTGCTTGCTTATGGTATGCTGGTAAGAAGAGAGATAAACACATATATGAGGAGCTGTAGAGGAGTAGAGAT is from Sulfolobales archaeon and encodes:
- a CDS encoding transposase, translated to MGSATTQQVLNKNDEAWRGFFSSLKAKREGRLPPFIARVNPPGYRKRGRIRILWTVLRNDQYRIDGEYIVINGLGAIGSIRVRYSGRIHVVGRQGRAEIHYDADDKKWYIYISYEVEEKIVKGGSFRIPLKPLGDKEAGIDIGVNNLLAVYVDDGSALLVNGRPLKAISFYWRDKISEYQSILNRYGFKTSKRLRRIYKRWRKQIKSYIDWAVRNTIEWLYHSGVRKIYVGHPKYASQEPNKGSKINFEIIHIWSYGYLLRRLRDVAEEYGIEVEHVDEENTSRTCPICRTIENHERISRGLFKCYKHNIVFNADLVGAFNILAKKKTITPSPTLTGVGVTRLRPGERLNRAIARDVAQTSPP
- a CDS encoding adenine deaminase C-terminal domain-containing protein, whose translation is MIDVRPSPRELAAAVRSSLGLEASDMVMINASIIDVWRGEIVEGVEIAVKGRIISCVGRCSRSRGSSTKIVDLRGSIVAPGFIDAHTHIESTFLRPSEFSKAVISRGTTAVFADPHEIANVAGFEGLRYMAGELSRTPLKAFLLIPPNVPASLRAPGVGGALLRYDEVIDKMDLFSGVGEVMDIGSLLDGDERFIEYASRLSMAGIIQGHAAVLRGEDLDAYASLAIGNDHEVTEWGELIERLSKGIIPIVRYGSSWRDLERLYKAIQEYSPLIPVATDDIHALHIAREGHLDRAVRRAIELGVDPVKAIASVTLAPAILYGMQRWIGSIAPGRYADLVVMEDLERVRIKDVYIDGDLVASNYRYIAPSQGDPNDIPGSVSNTVKIVWPPKISLEIQRNCREALVRVIKPIHGTTLTKEERRVIPCGGDVVKEVSDSKLLYVTSINRYGVSSSYTALLEGIELDGAIASTVSHDSHNIIAVGSSLGDIMTAVKAIVGSGGGISLASRGRVEALVELGIAGLMSRKGYLEVVGDLEKMFRALEERGFERPEGILLEIQLLSLTVIPEIRITDRGLYLVSRREVADLVISYN
- a CDS encoding 30S ribosomal protein S3ae, yielding MSRARIPGREKWKYKKWYVVVAPPLFGEVEIGTIPADEDWKVIGRTVEVTMYELTGDISQLHIRFKFQVIGVDGDRAITRFKMLELARDYLRSLTRRKSSKVAGIINLTTKDGYGIRVTAVTFTTYRCKASQKRAMRKIMFNILTKEASEKTLDEFIKASLGEIQNKIFQEAKKIYPIRKVEIAKIKLLAIPTPSGPVKAVVVPQRPT
- a CDS encoding CaiB/BaiF CoA-transferase family protein, with product MILSGVRVIEVGHAVAGPTAGLILADLGAEVIKVERPGSGDHFRDLPGMGSSMFVDLNRGKKSVAIDLSDPRGYEIFLRLVSISDVVIDNLDPGASRRLGISYEALSRVNPRIIYCKITGFGEGPYGDLPAYDPMLQAASGIMSVTGFPPDGFVRAGISLVDMSGAFHCVIGVLASLYRRASTGFGSYIEVSLFDAAVYYMGYWITYYDLYGRDPEPLGSTHIFGAPYGLFRVSDGYVYIAIVSDKHWREFCEALGFIDLLEDARFRSNHERVRHKKELEEEIGRRLSRYSVSELMEILGKRGVPIAPLHRVSTLLKDSHLAYRKIVDQVIWGGKPLRVALNPIKIDGERPSARGNPPLLGANTLEILTKILGFSVEEAEKLRSEGIVSWP